The nucleotide window AGCTGGAGGATTGGGCAGTTAAGCGTAAACGAGGCGTCGGTTAACAGCGCGTCAAACTCGCTGCTCTGCTCCTGTAAAAGCGACTCGCGACAGTGGCCGGGGATCACCGGCACTTTTCCGGCATGCAGCGCGGCCAGCAGCGCCACGCTGAACAGATAGCTGTCTTCAAAGCAGAGCGCCCACCTGCGGGCGGGATGTGCCAGCAGACGATGGCCCAACGCCGCCACCGCCTGCTGCCACTGCTGACGGCTGAGCAGCTCCATTCCACGGCGCGCTACCGCCCCTTCAGAGGGCGCGCTCAGCCACTGCGCCATGGGCAGCGTGCTCATGCCTGCTTTCTCATTCGCTGCCGCAGCAGCCATTCGCCCGCCATCAGCAGCCCCATCAACAGATAACTGACCAGCCCGTTCCACCACGTCCACCAGAGAAGATTGTTCATCAGGCAGGTCGCCAGCGCGACGCTCCCGTTAATGATAAAAAACAGCGACCAGATCTGCGTTACCCGCCGTGTCCAGCGCACCGCGCGCGGCGGCAGGTCAGGTTCACGCAGCCGGGCCAGACGCTCTACCAGCGGCATACGGCTGAATAATGAACCAGCAAACAGCATCAGCATCACTGCGTTGACCATTACCGGATACCACAGCAGCAGATGGTTTTCACGCAAAAACAGAGTGCTGAGACTTAACGCCGCACCGGCCAGCGCCAGCCATTTGCCCAGCAGGGCAAGCGCCCCCTGCCGCCCTCTTAGCATCAGCCAGCGCAGAATAAACAACACGGCGGCAAGAGGCAGCAACCAGCGCCAGGCGGGATGCGTCAGCGAGAGCCAGACCATAAGTGGCCAGGCTACCATCATCAGCGTGCTGACGCCCTGCAGGAGTCTGAGCATTGCCCGGAAATTACCCTTCGCGGATCAGCTGATCGACCGCATCAACCACATCCTGAACGGTGCGGACGGCTTTAAACATCTCAGGCTTAATTTTACGCCCGATACGTTTTTGCAGATGCACCACCATGTCCACCGCATCAATGCTGTCCAGCTCCAGATCTTCATATAACCGTGACTCAGGCTTGATAGCTTCCGCGTCGATCTCAAAAAGTTTCACCAGCAGGCCGGTGACTTCCTGATAAATTTCATTCTTATCCATAAATAACTCGTGATGTTGTGGATCAGGCACCCAGCTTGCGCTGAGCCAGAATAAAAGCCGCCAGCGCCGAGACGGAGTAAAAATGCTGACGCATCTCTTCGCTCTCTGCCGAGAGCACCACGCCATAGCGATTCTTCACCGCCAGACCAAGCTCCAGCGCATCGATAGAGTCCAGCCCCAGCCCGTCGCCAAATAGCGGGGCATCGCTCTCTATATCCTGCGTGGCAATCTCTTCCAGATTGAGGGTGTCGATAATCATCTGTTTAATTTCAAGCGCCAGCTCTTCCATACCTGTTTCCGAATAATTTTTAATGTTATGGGGTTAATGCCTGCTGCAAAAATTGGGTCAGATGCCGGGCAGCCAGCGGCTGCGCATCCTCATTCCCGGCCAGAAAGTGTTGACTCTCTATACGCTCTCCTACCGTGACGGTGAACAGCGGTTTTTCTGGCGGGACCTGGTACCAGCGGCTCTGTTTATCCAGCATCCGTTGGGTGCAGCGGATGTGCACAATACGCAAGTCACAGCGGCAACGCACGGCAATATTCGCCGCGCCGCGCTGCAGCTTCAGCGGTTCGCCGTAGCGGGTCCGGGTGCCTTCAGGAAAAATCATGATCGCATCGCCGTTATTCAGCCGCTGCTGGCAGTCTGGCAACAGTGTTTCGGCCTGACTGTTGATCAGGTAACTGGCCGAGCGGATCACCCCGCTGACGAAGAAATTCCGCTGCAGGTCAGCTTTTACCAGGCAGTCCACATCCGGCATCACGGAAGCCAGCATCACGTAATCGATAAGAGAAGGATGATTAGCCACTACCAGACAGCGGCGATCGCGCCTCAGCTCTTCAGCCCCCACAATGCGATAGTCGAGCACCCCCAGCGCGCGGGTGGTGCGCAAAAAGCAGCGGAAGCTGAATGAAATACTACGCCTGGCCCACTGCCGACGGCGCAGAGGGTTTCGCTGGATCAGCAGCAGCAAATTGAACCACACCACCGACAGCAGTACCCCACCCAGACCAAACAGTGAAAAGCAGACGCCGGTCATCGCTATTCGCCAGAGCCTGTTCACTGCAGCCGCGCACCCTGCTTTCTCACTCATCACGACGCGTCCACTGCCAGTTCAGCCTGTCGCCCTTCAGGGTAAAGGTGGCGGCTTCAGCCAGCACGGCATGTAAAAACAGCAGACTTTGCGGCAACTCCCCTTCTTCTTTATGCGCAGCGGGGATCGATTCACAGCAGTAACCCTCACCAGCAGCGAGGAGCAGCGCCACGGCATAGGGGCTGCGTAACGTTTCTGCGGGAAGGTGTTGATGATAAAACTCGGGGATAGCGCCATCGAAATCGACCAGCAGCACCTGCTGATAACCGGCGGCGTGCAGCGCGGTCACTTCAACCAGCCCCTGCTGAAAAGAGTCCACGCCAGCCGACAGCGAGGTGCTGACCAGCGCTTTTGCGGCAGCAATGGTCAGGCTGCCCACGGCGGCATTGTGCACCGACATGGCGAAATCGGTGGGAGAGAGATCCTCTTCACGAGCCAGCGAGGTCAGGATGCGCAGATTACGCTCCAGCTCGCCGTGACGGCTGCTGAACACGATGGCATCCACGCGCTGGCGCTGCAACAGGGCCAGACCGCTCTCCACGGCGGCGCGGCTTCCGCCCATTAAACGACGGGCTGTCATCATCGGCAGAAAGCGTGTTCTGGCCATCGGCTGGCTGGCATCGATATCCGGCTGGCCGCCTGCCCACTGTTGCCAGTCGGCCTGCTCATTCAGTCCCGGCGCCATCGCCTGCCAGTCAAGGAGTGTAAAAGCTAATCTCATACGTCAAATCTTCTTAAAGCGTCCCTGCGGCGATGCGGCAAAGGCATTGCGCTACAGCTTAGCGCTGGCCTGGCCTCATTAGCACTCAGATTTACCCGCAATTGCGAGCCATCCCCGGTTTTGTTCAGCGAGCGGGTATGAAGGGATTGTCGGCAGAGAGCAACGAATCTTTAGCTTCCCTGAAGCATTTTGCACCGGGAAAAAGCTGACTGCTTATTTAACAGCCTGAAAGGCGAGGCGCCCTGAGCAAGAGTGGTAATCCAGCTAATGTCATCGCGGTGAATCACCCTCAGTTCTTACGCTGAATGGCGCTGATGTCGCGCATAATAGCACTCGTTGCTAAAGAATGCGACGCGCTGACGCGCCTTTTATCAGGAGGTCCAGCCGCCGCCCAGCGCGCGATAGAGGTCAATCTGTGCCTGCAGTAAATTATTTTTAACCTGTACCACGTTTAACTGCGTTGTAAAGAGCGTCCGCTGCGCATCAAGCTCGTCCAGATAAGAGGCGTAGCCGTTTTGATAACGATTGCGGGAGATGCGTAGCGCTTCGCTGACCACCTGTTCCTGTTTTTGCAGCTCGACCAGCTGTTGCTGGTAGCGCTCAATAGCATCCAGATCGTTATTCACTTCGCTGAAGGCGTTGCGCACCACTTTTTCATAGCTGTACAACGCCTGGTTGCGGGTCGCCATCGACACATCCACCTGCGCCGTCAGCGCCTCCCGGTTCAGCAACGGCGCCAGCACGCTGCCGCCAATGCTCCACAAGCGGAAAGGATTATCCACCAGTTGATGCAGAACAGAACTTTGCATTGTACCGGTGGCGGTCAGATTAAGAGCGGGCAGGAGCTGGGCACGGGAAGATTGCAGCGTGCCGTCGGCCGCCAGCAGCAGCCGCTCGGCCTGAACAATATCCGGCCTGCGCTGCAGAAGCTGCGACGGCAGAACGGCGGGAAGCGTCTGCGGCGCTACATGATCGAACTTACTCTGCCGCGCGATTTCCCGGGGATTCATACCCACCAGAATACTCAGCGCATTTTCCTGCTGCGCAATCTGATGTTGCAGCACCGGAATTTGCGCTTTAGCCGTCTGG belongs to Erwinia pyri and includes:
- a CDS encoding acyl carrier protein, with product MDKNEIYQEVTGLLVKLFEIDAEAIKPESRLYEDLELDSIDAVDMVVHLQKRIGRKIKPEMFKAVRTVQDVVDAVDQLIREG
- a CDS encoding phosphopantetheine-binding protein, translating into MEELALEIKQMIIDTLNLEEIATQDIESDAPLFGDGLGLDSIDALELGLAVKNRYGVVLSAESEEMRQHFYSVSALAAFILAQRKLGA
- a CDS encoding lysophospholipid acyltransferase family protein, with the translated sequence MSEKAGCAAAVNRLWRIAMTGVCFSLFGLGGVLLSVVWFNLLLLIQRNPLRRRQWARRSISFSFRCFLRTTRALGVLDYRIVGAEELRRDRRCLVVANHPSLIDYVMLASVMPDVDCLVKADLQRNFFVSGVIRSASYLINSQAETLLPDCQQRLNNGDAIMIFPEGTRTRYGEPLKLQRGAANIAVRCRCDLRIVHIRCTQRMLDKQSRWYQVPPEKPLFTVTVGERIESQHFLAGNEDAQPLAARHLTQFLQQALTP
- a CDS encoding beta-ketoacyl synthase chain length factor; the encoded protein is MRLAFTLLDWQAMAPGLNEQADWQQWAGGQPDIDASQPMARTRFLPMMTARRLMGGSRAAVESGLALLQRQRVDAIVFSSRHGELERNLRILTSLAREEDLSPTDFAMSVHNAAVGSLTIAAAKALVSTSLSAGVDSFQQGLVEVTALHAAGYQQVLLVDFDGAIPEFYHQHLPAETLRSPYAVALLLAAGEGYCCESIPAAHKEEGELPQSLLFLHAVLAEAATFTLKGDRLNWQWTRRDE
- a CDS encoding efflux transporter outer membrane subunit yields the protein MRWSVSLLAALLTATLSGCATEVEKAPGSLPIPQQWRNQVGPASAVEANWWQAFGDSDLNRLVEQALRNNLDILTARSRVDQYRAELRGALGDNFPTLDAGVSASHARSLSSATGQPYEGAVFQGLLQANYDVDLWGARSSSIDAAKATLAAQQAAASAAELTVASSVASGYMTLVSLDEQLRVTQATLASRTDSLKLAQRQYETGYTSKLEWVQSESEYQTAKAQIPVLQHQIAQQENALSILVGMNPREIARQSKFDHVAPQTLPAVLPSQLLQRRPDIVQAERLLLAADGTLQSSRAQLLPALNLTATGTMQSSVLHQLVDNPFRLWSIGGSVLAPLLNREALTAQVDVSMATRNQALYSYEKVVRNAFSEVNNDLDAIERYQQQLVELQKQEQVVSEALRISRNRYQNGYASYLDELDAQRTLFTTQLNVVQVKNNLLQAQIDLYRALGGGWTS